AGAACATTGACCGCAGCTGGTTGTTGGAAACACGGAAAAAGTTTGTTACAATCTGTACCGCTCCTGTTCAGGAAAGCAAGGAGCTTGTTCGGCTTGACAACGAATTTCACATGGTATTAATCTCAAGCCTAAACAATCAATATGTGACCAGATTGTTAGACTGCAGCCTGGATTATTTAACTCTGATCAGAATGTACATGCTGGAGCAAAATAGAAAATACAGGCCTCGTTATCAGGAGCATACTGATATGATCGACGCAATTGTAAAAAACGACCGGGTGAAGGCCGTACGCCTGATGAACGAGCACCTCGATGAATCTTACCAACAGATTCTG
Above is a window of Faecalispora anaeroviscerum DNA encoding:
- a CDS encoding GntR family transcriptional regulator, whose translation is MQLENRSDSAYTIVKNFIIYENCKPGEAISEDQIQTEYPNFRQKAIRDAFLILENENLIIRQFRKGFRIAHISPRRLQNVYEIRQLLEPTTLEKSMQNIDRSWLLETRKKFVTICTAPVQESKELVRLDNEFHMVLISSLNNQYVTRLLDCSLDYLTLIRMYMLEQNRKYRPRYQEHTDMIDAIVKNDRVKAVRLMNEHLDESYQQILKRVLTIM